In methanogenic archaeon ISO4-H5, the following are encoded in one genomic region:
- a CDS encoding bifunctional protein FolC2 produces MMARPENYERQLRWIKRLQIHGIKLGLGNITTLLHRMGDPQNDFRSIHVAGSDGKGSTCAIIASILRASGYRVGVYSSPHILRFNERMSIDGDYISDQDFARAAARVRHFVDDLAESDIVCTQFEVLTAMAFDYFHTMGVDFAVVEVGMGGRFDATNVIVPEVSVIGNISLEHTAFLGDTIEKIAFEKAGIIKHRIPCITMNPSPAKDVIADVARGLDSKLTTLDPNDVEVLENLPTGPKFRFKGEVYRVSIPGRISAKNAVLALSALELLSGYQERIFPYLKEGLATVKWPCRLEPRGNGILVDVTHTAAGSEALASDVSEIYGKVVLVFGILEDKDAEQVCRNLSGIASAAFVTAPSCERAKSAEETYRIMKGYLPDAECCGTVAEALDKAVKVRKLGERILVTGSFYMAEEALQWLNRTSQ; encoded by the coding sequence ATGATGGCGAGACCGGAGAATTACGAACGTCAGCTGAGATGGATCAAGCGCCTGCAGATACACGGCATAAAACTCGGATTGGGGAACATCACCACCCTCCTGCACAGGATGGGCGACCCCCAGAACGATTTCCGTTCGATACATGTGGCAGGCAGCGACGGGAAGGGTTCCACCTGCGCCATCATCGCCTCGATACTCCGTGCGTCTGGTTACAGAGTGGGAGTTTACTCCTCCCCCCATATCCTCAGGTTCAACGAGCGCATGTCCATTGACGGGGATTACATCTCGGACCAGGATTTTGCCCGTGCCGCCGCCCGCGTCAGGCACTTCGTGGACGATCTGGCGGAGAGCGACATCGTATGCACGCAGTTCGAGGTCCTGACGGCCATGGCCTTCGACTATTTCCACACCATGGGTGTGGATTTCGCGGTGGTGGAGGTGGGCATGGGCGGACGCTTCGATGCCACCAACGTCATAGTACCGGAGGTATCTGTGATCGGAAACATCAGTCTGGAACATACCGCGTTCCTTGGTGATACGATCGAGAAGATCGCCTTCGAGAAGGCCGGGATCATCAAACACAGGATACCATGCATCACGATGAATCCGTCTCCGGCCAAGGATGTTATCGCAGATGTCGCCCGCGGACTGGATTCCAAACTCACCACGTTAGATCCGAATGATGTCGAAGTTCTGGAGAACCTGCCCACCGGACCTAAGTTCAGATTCAAAGGAGAGGTCTACAGGGTATCCATCCCGGGACGCATCAGTGCCAAAAATGCAGTGCTGGCACTGAGCGCTTTGGAACTCCTCTCGGGATATCAGGAGAGGATATTCCCGTACCTGAAGGAAGGCCTTGCGACGGTTAAGTGGCCCTGCAGACTGGAGCCCCGCGGGAACGGTATCCTGGTGGATGTCACCCACACCGCCGCCGGTTCCGAGGCCCTTGCCTCCGATGTCTCCGAGATCTACGGGAAGGTTGTACTGGTCTTCGGCATCCTCGAGGACAAGGATGCCGAACAGGTCTGCAGGAATCTTTCCGGGATTGCATCCGCCGCATTCGTCACCGCGCCTTCGTGCGAGCGTGCAAAATCTGCTGAAGAAACCTACCGCATCATGAAGGGCTATCTTCCCGATGCGGAATGCTGCGGCACCGTCGCAGAGGCACTTGACAAGGCCGTGAAGGTCAGAAAACTCGGAGAGAGAATACTCGTCACCGGCTCGTTCTATATGGCAGAGGAGGCTCTGCAATGGTTAAACAGGACATCACAGTGA
- a CDS encoding endonuclease III Nth: MVKQDITVILDRMSEVYTGGAYPGRNSEGLNPEWPCDPFHVLIATILSQRTKDDNTRKASDNLFHKYPTIEAIAEADPADVAALIRPAGFPNQKAKAITECCRILRDQYGCKVPEDTDEMTKLPMVGRKTAACVRSYAMGIPSVCVDTHVHRISNLMGLVKTKTPEETEYALMALTPKERWSDINRYLVRHGQEICQPNRPHCEKCMVNDMCQYAENRP; encoded by the coding sequence ATGGTTAAACAGGACATCACAGTGATACTCGACCGTATGTCAGAGGTCTACACCGGCGGCGCCTACCCGGGCAGGAACTCCGAGGGTCTGAACCCCGAATGGCCGTGCGACCCGTTCCACGTGCTGATTGCAACCATCCTCTCGCAGAGGACCAAGGACGACAACACCAGGAAGGCCTCCGATAACCTTTTCCACAAATATCCGACGATCGAGGCCATAGCCGAAGCGGATCCCGCGGATGTGGCCGCACTCATCCGCCCCGCGGGTTTCCCCAATCAGAAGGCGAAGGCCATCACCGAATGCTGCCGCATACTCCGCGACCAATACGGATGCAAGGTTCCCGAGGATACCGACGAGATGACCAAACTCCCCATGGTGGGGAGGAAGACCGCCGCCTGCGTCCGCAGCTATGCGATGGGGATCCCCTCGGTATGCGTGGACACCCATGTGCACAGGATCTCCAACCTGATGGGGCTGGTCAAAACCAAGACCCCAGAGGAGACCGAGTACGCCCTGATGGCACTCACCCCGAAAGAACGCTGGTCGGACATCAACCGCTACCTGGTGAGACACGGTCAGGAAATCTGCCAGCCCAACCGTCCTCACTGCGAGAAATGCATGGTGAATGACATGTGCCAGTATGCCGAAAACAGACCCTGA
- a CDS encoding hydrogenase nickel insertion protein HypA2 has product MHEASVVANIVDAVLEELKKYDVKKVNSVTLRIGDLTQLGAEQMKFAYEILSEGNILSGSELIIESEPVVLKCKKCGFEGPAKTLEGGDYSGHSVPVLCCPECNGPVDILEGQSCCVKSMDIETGDE; this is encoded by the coding sequence ATGCATGAGGCCTCCGTTGTTGCAAACATCGTGGACGCTGTCCTCGAGGAGCTGAAGAAATACGACGTGAAGAAGGTCAATTCGGTGACCCTCAGGATCGGGGACCTCACACAGCTGGGAGCGGAACAGATGAAGTTCGCCTACGAGATTCTCTCGGAAGGGAACATCCTGAGCGGCTCCGAACTTATTATCGAGAGCGAGCCGGTCGTACTCAAGTGCAAGAAGTGCGGATTCGAGGGGCCGGCCAAGACGCTGGAGGGCGGAGACTATTCCGGACATTCGGTACCGGTGCTCTGCTGTCCCGAATGCAACGGCCCCGTTGATATCCTCGAGGGCCAGAGCTGCTGCGTCAAAAGCATGGATAT